The Aedes aegypti strain LVP_AGWG chromosome 1, AaegL5.0 Primary Assembly, whole genome shotgun sequence sequence atcattataaaacctatgaaatttaaaattttgccaccagacggcgctagtgagcatgaagcttttgttttgcggatatctcaggatcctcgccacttagaaagatggcgtcttcggcaaagttgttcagtagctcaagcgctatcattataaacgctatgaggttcaaaattttgccagcaggcagcgctagtgagcatgaaacttttgttttgcggatatctcaggatcctggccacttagaaagatggcgccttcggcaatgttgttcaatagctcaagcgctatcattataaagttATGAAATtcggaattttgccaccaggtggcgctagtgagcatagattttttgttttccggatagctcaggatcctgtcCACTTAgggagatggcgtcttcggcaaagttgttcagtagctcaagcgcctAGCCTGTGGAGTatcagggcgccctctacagtattatgccttTCCTGttctacccggagcaatggagtaggtgaccttgtgtttctccgagataatctgctgcccttcttcagtctcaagcctgaggctaaataagggtgggattattaatacgttgtaatttagtttaaattttcaccttcatggtttcgcattatgcgttttacacagtgtattctgtgcttttcgccattgtcgacttttaagagataccgatctggtatTTTCTCTggtggtctttttcgtgctgagattgcgtaaggcttaatcctgcctagtttgggtagtggctacggccgcctggtggccaaatctcgaatctcttggctagaataatgatagtccttgagctgctgaacaactttgccgaagacgccatctttctaagtggtcaggatcctgagatatgcgcaaaacaatagttgcatgcacacttgtactgcctggtgacgcaatttcacttaagcagtgttgccagctacgaaaaaaaatttgaacccttcatgaaaaactggattacagttgaagagtattgctatgttgctaagcattctatttttctgttccgctcaagttttatggttttgatcttttctttattcttcttgaacagtgctgccagccacatgaacatttgtgattcggccgactgtatagcacgcaacacttccttcaactttggtcaacattcggtaccgtcatctttgaatttttttggtatttgcatatcacacccccataaaattggctcttttgataacaatcgagcagtgttgccatctatcaccaaaatatgaaaacttgaacggccattttggaaagttctcaacccatgcttcaactttgccgaatatgtcgaatcagtatttccgcatatagacgttgcatttttcaataacataattataaccctgatttttttacgaccgattttttttacgaccccccgataacgatCGTataaagaggttggggtgtataacatattttgttagaaaaatggcCTAACTGAGTAActaaatctgttacaactctgttgttaTCCACTGGTCGGGACAGTTACTTAATTGTTAAGTTCTAGGCAATTCCGGCCTAAGGTCACGATGCCGATGTCTGAAAATAACATCTCTCCCGCTTTGATGTCTCCATGTAAACGACGATGTATGTGTCAAATGTTCATCTCATATATCGAAAGGAAGTTTAGATTGTGAAATGATGATACCATGTGCTTAGGGGTATTCGAGTACAGTTAACTTCCGAGCATCGGGGTCTCTCAAGGGGCTccgcagcttgtaggttgaagcgcccatctagcgaatagggagtTGTGGGTTCAATCCCCACCGAAACACatggtttcttttcgcagtttcaatttcaatttgtacattttggtCCCGTGTTTCGTCgttgtaaacttcaaaaccttaCAACAGCAGTAAAATGTGCTTGTTAATCCTGATTTATGTTTGATCTCCTCTTCTTGGggtaaggtctctaaagttccaATTTTTAAGACACTCAATCGTTACCAGTCTTAGGGAAGAGTTTCTTCAAATTCAGTTTACTGCAGCATTTAGTAACGGGACAATAATTCCAAGTGATTTATAAGCCAAATATAATctgaatttttttcttcatttatttttatagcAATTTTCTATTGAACTTATCCTATTCTCTTCTGTTGGTACAAAGTTTGAAACATAGAGGGAGTTGAGtccagaggggggagggggtgtataaataaatatttacaacCTTTCTGTGCAGGAGAAAGCGCACTCTTTCACTTTGCTGGCAAAGTGCTATTGTTTCGCCTCCCAAAAGTGGAGTTTCCGTGCAAAGAATAGCGGAAAAGTAAGACAATTCCCTATGTGCTCTAAACTAGAGGATTTTCCCCGGATCCGTGCGAGGCACGGAGGGAAAATCTCAGTCCGTTTTGCGGTTATTCCATGCTTAACCTAGCCTCGTCGTCTGCGTTGGGCAGTATGTACAATTAATATTAGTGGGGTGGCTCTCGTTTGAGTGACCCCGGTTCCTTGACTGTGTGTACTTCTGGTGTGTGTTTGTTCGATTCTGAAGAGCGGTGAAATCGGTCTAAGGGCGCGGCGCGGTGGTTCTTCGTGGAGGTTGAAATCGATTACCAAGCGTAATGGGCACCAAGGCCGGCAAACTGGACGACGGATCCGGGATGGGCAATTGGGGCAGCGGCCAGTGGAGCCCTTTTGAGAAGGAACGTAGGAAAGAATGGGTTggattaatttttaatttcgtgAAATCGATGTATGATGGAGAATTCTGCGTTTCACGATTGGTAAAGGCCGCCAGAATCAAGTTCGCTTTCTGACAGGAATGAGACGATTTGATGTTTGATTGGTGCCATTTGACAGTTGATAGATGACATCGATCAGCAAATCTTGACTGTAGTGGACTTATTCGTAAAACGCAGGATATAGATTCCACACAGATCAAAGCAAGCAAGCTTTCAATTTTAAAGCTGAAGAAGAGTTAGCCATAGAGCAAGCCAGCCATTATCTACTGCCAAGATCACTTGAAAAGGGCAGGAACTTACTTGTAAGCCAGAGGGGCGGCGATGGCAGGGCGGACCAATGGGTGTCCATAGGCGGCTGGGTAAGCGGCATGGCCGTAGGCAGGGTAGGCAGCGTGACCGTAAGCAGCGGCATGTCCGTAAGCAGCGGCGTGTCCGTAGGCGGGATAGGCGGCCTTAACGACAGGGGCGGCTGGGTAGTGGACAGCTGGGGCGGCGTAATGCACGGCAGGGTGGGCTGCAATGGAATGGTAGAAGGGAGTTTTGTTATAATAGGGTTCCTGTCAGTTAATTGACGGATTTTAATGGTAGGGTTTCTTTTCGTCACAAACAATACTAAGTACAAAGACGAAAGACTTTCATGTCCGTTGTAGTTGACTATCAaaccaagtttgacagatcgcagtacaatTTTTATGGCGTTCTACATTTTTTTCTACATGGCGTTCTACTTATGTGCAATAAAATTTTGGGaaactgcaaggaacatggcGGTGTTTATTTCGTATTTGGCACCATGGTTAATTGGGTCGATTAAAGCAGAAAGGAtttaaggctgtgaaccgtttcaccagttcgtttaacttttagttaaaatttgacagctcgatagttatttcccctccggttagaaataaccctgctctggagcatggttaaacttgacagttcgaaagttattttttgctcccgtgaatttgagaataactaaccatctgtcaactttgttctgaaataactactcgactgtcaaagctcaaatgggtcgactgcgatgttcaatttaaccatgtgaggggaaaataactattgaaatgtcaaattttaactaaaagttaaacgaactggtgaaacggttcacagcctaaatAAGAGTGGCGacaataataaaattgaaacaGCGGCAAACTgtcatttccaaagaaatccgcGTTCCAATGGGGCAGGAGACTAGTCACAattggaacatgacgtcactcttgtttataGACACTCTAGATTAACGATCTTTCTTTCAGTTTGCCTCACTCTTCATCACTATATCTCAGACTGAACCGGTGAAAAAAGTTTCCTTTGAACGCTTCCACACAAACACAGAGCATACAAATATTCTTTCACCAAAAAGATGAGCGATGAAAGAACTAGCTACTTACCGAGAGCTGGGGCAGCATAACGGATGGCTGGGGCGGCAATGTGAGCTGTAGCAAGTTGAGGTGAGAACAGATAAAAAACCAAAAGTTAGTTCGCTTCCCGTCGAACAAAGATGAGAAAATCGCATTTCACTGTGTTCAACCCGATCTAAAAGAACACGCCCTTCCGTTGCCAAGGGACACCCATCCTCCATGATAGGAGATGACTACTTGGATGCATTCAAAAGAAAACGGCGAAGCTGTCAAACTGAAGCGCTTATCCGGGAAGCTGCTCCTGAATGGGGGGTTAGTAATAAAGACACGTCCATTCAACGCTTCACCGCGCCGGAACAGGATATGGATGATGTTAACGTGATAGTTAACCCGTGAAGAGCCAGGGTGATCCGATAATTTTCCAAATGCTTGTTCTCAGCAATGATCCAACTGATTTTCGAAATCGTTGGCTGTTAGTGAAGGTTTATAGTTTTATCTTCCAAAAACGGGGAGGGCCAATAGCTAGAATGACTATTCGCCTTCACTAAAAACCAGTGCGGGGAATGGTAACAGTGGTAGGCTCGAATTTCGAGAAACTCACGTTTCGACAATTGGTTAGAGCTGACAacaagcattttgaaaattaacagAACATTTAAAGCTTGATTAAATATGAGTTTCTGATCTAAGCTTAAATGTTTGGTACTTGGTTTGGTTTGGTATATTGATTAGAACCTTGGAACTCTTTTGGAGGTTCGTCATATGGCACTTTACGGGTTAAGAGCGCCGTCAGCGCATAGGGAAAAGTTCGCCACGGTTCAGCTAAATGCGATTTTAACGAGACAACGTGCttcccctgaagccgaataagGACTCACCAGCTGGAtaggcggcggcggcggcgtaaTGCGGAGCGTAAGCGTATCCGTCGTTGGTCAGCCGAGAGTTGTGCACGCGGACCGACGAATGGGCCGAATCCACGGCCTTGGAGTACTGCGAGAGGACATTTTGGCCGTACAGTCCCTTGACGGTGTGCTCATGGCTTGCTCCGACCGAGTGGTAATCCGCGCTGGGGGCGGCAATCGAGTAGGCGGCTGGGCCGGCGGCAGCAACGCACGCAACCAGGGCGGCGGCCAGGATGACAAACTGTTGGGCAGAAACGGAGAGATACCACCAAATCATTCGCGATTCATACAAAATACACAAAAAGCTTCCAACCATGAGCGTAGCTTTCAAGGAGCTCAAAAATCGTGGTTTGAATTTCTTATACTAGTTACAAATTTCATTCTGCGTGAAAGGGGCCTAAAATAGTTTGAAGTTgttacagtcgaatttcgttcgttgcactatctttaagtgggctacgttttaattgggctcccgttagttgggctatagcccacttaaaacgaaggcaaacgtcattttctgacacaagacgcaatttatcaatgttggtagctttgtttttcttttgttctacgttatttgacagctcgaaactcagcccgattagtgaaagtctttcactaagtgggctacaggtttagtgcaacgaacgaaggTTGACTGTACTGGTATAGCAAAAATGAATGCTTATTTACACGGGGTCTGAGCaagaacaaaaataataaaacccttaccactcagcgaatacttaacggattcaaataatattttgtcggtatactggcccacatatctagtttctagaaatggccgaaggaactcgggaatactcctgtagccggagttattgtggtgggtcaagtcgggtagaaaaatgcgattttttgggacatgccaagttatctttatttatttccaatggcacccattttattttgcatatatcattaagatctgatattcaacattataaatgaatagttttgcacTGTTTAAAGTGTACCAGATGCGGCCACTCGGGCTTGATGTCCTGAAGAACCGtctctagatttgttaggtattaaaccgtttcaaatctctaaaagtatagatcgcatcactaaaatgcgttcccataagcttgacacagatgtcaagatacaaattgtgtactttatcataaatttgaggcatttcggggacccgaaaatggtcatttgtaggatcataTGCAGTTGgcataattgggtcctaaaatatttgataaaatcttgtttttattcaacaacacttacttcaactactttagcaattttccccgctcaaataacggctatatcatgtttaaacattaattttaaaattgggtccataaatgaaccttgacacttgagatcacgtttgacgttcacttagtcgacaaaaacaccacagcggttttagttttaacactggggttgttcctatctgacatttcggaaaagacacggaaaacaaaattcacccaaaatttgagtttaagccaaggggtgtgacaaaatcaaaaaaaaacataaaaaaatgtttttcggacttaaaccaaacttaagcgtttggcactaaaatcgggacagggctttaggaccctattattcaatttaatcgattacgaaggtttacgctgatgcgtttttcttaaaacttcttgatatagtggccagtTATCTGTGAACAGAAATTTGCCTgactccaggggcacagaagcacaaaacccttgtcacccgacctgacccagtgattcaCCACAATAACTCCGGCTGCAGGGACATTCCCGAGattctttgaccacttttagaaactagatatgtgtacgagtatactgccaaaaaaaaatgaaatccgtTAGGTATTCGCTGaacggtgagagttttagtaatttttctttcactcagaaATAAGAAAAACCCGCCTGTAATTCTAATATAACTTCAGACAAATGAACAAGATAGTTGATTTAGCAAATATGATTGTCAAGAAAACAAAATGATTATTAAAACTACGAATTCGTTCTTTTTCCATAACAACAATCAAGATTGAAGGACTAACAAATATTTCGAGTTGAATGCAACCCAATTGTTTGTTATGTTAGCCTTCAAATGACAAACAGTTTTGTTGAGCGTGAACAACATTTTCTTCACATGGACAATCCATTTCTCCACGTGAATACTATCCATGATTTCTTGTAGCCTTTTTTATCTCTTAGCAGTCCACTACGGTTTTACAGGAATACATTTCGATGGTGGCGTAGAGAATATACGGATGAAGTTTACGttttctttgtttttgataAGAACTATTTTAAGTTTCAAAAGTTGTCCCCCCACAAAATAACTCTGTTTTATCTAATGATTATCAGGCTTTTGAATAAATTCAGGTGAAATGAATAGATTAATATTTGTACTAAATTCATATAAAGGTTTTTAAGCATTATTCTATCATAAAAACGAAGTATATTGCAATACTTTTGATCTTAAAACACATCTTCGAAGCCATGTTTAACTAAGCGTATCGTTGTATACCCTGCTTTCAGATCTTTGCATAACACTGTCTTATGATTCTTTCGATCAGTTCCAAAGATGTGAACACAACAAGAGCCTAATGTCAGACAAGTTTTAAACATTGCGTTTTGCATAAAAACAGACCTAACGAATGAAATCCACGTGTTTTTTcagaatttgaacatttatcttACCTATCATCATAATATGAACCATAATTAAGTGCCATGATAGTTGGAACATCTGTTACGAAGACTACACAATTTGTCCACATTTGTTTCCTTGCATAAGTTGTTTCTATTTCTAAGGAAACTCGTAGTGCTTGCTAAATGTATACAATTTTAAGCCACTACCACCAGGTAGAACTCTTGCAAAAGAGTTCTAAAGCACTGTTCCAATTTTAGTACGCTTAAGTTTATGCCAGAGACTTTTCTTTGGTTTATggccaaaaatctttttttctgatttttattaCTTTGTCAcacccagtgttaaaaagttgagaacctgtggcgtttttgtcgactatgtgaacactcagaaataaaaatagtcactgAATTACTAAAGTTAATGcaataatgactattttctatatgcctctctttcattctgctgtgattttttacactaactgtcattttgactgggttgaagcttaacgatgcttcaacccaggcgaattgaaaaattgcatgaaaattcccagcagaatgaaagagagacaGATAGAAACTAGTAATAAATTATAGCGCATTGCGCACATTGTAAGTGCGGTTATAAGTGTGGGATGGCGCTTAATCTTTTGTTCTCTTGACTTTTAATATGAGCcctgtgttggtgctgtcttgCTCTCGCTAACGAGAGACTTGAAAACAAAGCTCGCAGTCAAAGTTAAAAAACTTTATAGCGCTCACAGCctaatagagcgctgcatatgacgagcctaacctcacttatttgacatctgctggtcctgttgtttacgtttcggacttagtcgttttttccataattttttcatcttcgcatttctatcaccagcatgctgatggtgacgattttccacggtaggaagatagaacaaaacgatccgtgggtatctgcaggggatttgacctctcctcgcagcaaactttcacgaaattaagaatgattcgaaaaaaggactaagtccaaactgtaaacaacaggaccagtacctgtcaaaattgatgcgtgacgtcacagtgaaGTGGAGTATAAAAACAACCGTAACGACTCCacgattaaaaaataaaaaccttgtagtgtttttgtcgactaagtgaacgtcaaggTTCGTTcagattttaaattaaaatttacaaatggCCGTTATTTGAGTGGGAAATTTGTAGCaaattacagtgggattccgtttttggcatgctccgtttttggcaccccccgattttggcaacaaaatagatccgtttttggcaacatttttgaaaatcattgaaatttgtaaacttttGCAAATATCTGTGTTTCTTTTGTGttagtcatttgaaaagcaaGTCAGCTTCACGCTTATCGCATTCCAGAGctcaatccagctttttacgagcgccaatggctgccgcaaacaggctcgctttctggtagggatcaaacgATTTGACATTTGACTTGGGTCCGTTCAACAGAAAATGACCCAAgctaaacgtcaaatcgacttatCCCTACCAGAAATTGAGCC is a genomic window containing:
- the LOC110674371 gene encoding cuticle protein 21.3, whose protein sequence is MAFKFVILAAALVACVAAAGPAAYSIAAPSADYHSVGASHEHTVKGLYGQNVLSQYSKAVDSAHSSVRVHNSRLTNDGYAYAAPAIRYAAPALAHPAVHYAAPAVHYPAAPVVKAAYPAYGHAAAYGHAAAYGHAAYPAYGHAAYPAAYGHPLVRPAIAAPLAYKAPLAAAPIAHPGSVVQFAGLGAHYAW